A window of Actinomadura viridis genomic DNA:
CGATGACCGCCTGGGTCGGCCACGTGCACCGCCACAATCCCGACCTGGTGTGGCGGCATCGGGTGGGCAATCATTACGGCGACTGGCTCCAGGTGGACGCCGAGACCCCGCGCGAGGTGCTGGCCACCGCCTACTTCGCCCGCAGTACGCAGATCGTCGCCCATGCCGCCCGGACCCTCGGGAGGGACGCCGACGCCGAACGCTTCGGCGCCCTGCACGAGGCCGTGCGCGACGCGTTCGTCGGCAACTTCGTCGACACCGGCACGGGACGTTTCGGGGGCGAGGCCCGCGTCGCCGGCGGAACCCAGACCGGCTACCTGCTCGCGCTCGCCTTCGGTCTGATGCCCGAACGGCTGGTGCCGGCCGCCGTCGCCCACCTGGCCGCCGACATCGAGGCCCGCGGGCACCACCTCACCACCGGCTTCGTCGGGGTCTCGCTGCTGTGCCCCGTCCTCGCCGAGCACGGCCGCGCCGACCTGGCGTACGCGCTGCTGCACCAGGACACCTATCCGTCCTGGGCCTACTCGATCCGGCACGGCGCCACCACGATCTGGGAGCGCTGGGACGGCTGGACCGAGGAGCACGGGTTCCAATCACCGGCGATGAACTCGTTCAACCACTACAGTCTCGGCTCCGTCGGCGACTGGCTGTACGGCGGCGTCGCAGGCATCGACCAGCACCCGGACTCCGTCGCTTACCGGCATCTGCTGCTGCGCCCGAACGTCGGCGGACGGCTCACCTGGGCCCGCGCCCGCCAGGAGACCCCGCTGGGCACCGCCGCCTGCGGCTGGTCGCTCCATCCCGCTTCCGGACCCCTGGACCTGCGCGTCGAGGTCACCGTGCCGCCCGGAGCCCAGGCCACCCTGCACATTCCCACGGCCGATCCTCGAAGCGTCCACGAAAGCCGGGGAGGGCTGCCTGAACGCGGCGTCGACATCGTCGGCAGCCTTCCCGAGGAACTCGTCGTGCGCCTGGACTCCGGCACCTACCACTTCAGCGCCGCGGCTCCGCGACGCTGACCCGCCCGCCCCGCTTCCGTCGTTCTCCGTCCACCCCCTGTCACCCCCCGAGGAGGACTCCGCATGAGTCCCGTCCCCCGGCTCACGGCCGCTTTGGCCGCGGGCGTTCTCGTCACCGGCGCGTGCAGCAGCGGCGTCGACTCCTCCGGCGGCTCGGACGCCCTGCGGATCGCCGCGGTGGCCACCGACCGCGCCGGTACCGAGGCCGTCATCAAGGCGTTCAAGGCCAAGAACCCCGGTACGGAGTTCACCACCTCCTACTCCGACACCGACCAGTACCAGGGCACCCTGCGCACGCAGCTGTCCTCGGGAACCGCGCCCGACGTGTTCTTCGCCTGGCCCGGCAACGGCAACCCCGGCGCCATCGAGGTGCTGGCCCCCACCGGCTACCTCGCCGACCTGTCCGGACGCTCCTGGGCCACCCGGATCCCACCCGGGATCAAACCGGTCACCCAGGTCGGCGGCAAGACCTACGTCGTCCCGCTGACGTTCGTCGGCATCGGCGGGCTCTACAGCAAGAAGGCCATGGACGAGGTGGGCGCCGAGCCGCCGACGACCTGGCGCGAGCTGCTGGCCTTCTGCGACACCGCCAAGTCCAAGCGCAAGGTCGCCTTCGCCCTCGGCAACCAGACCGACTGGGTCACCCAGCTCGTCGACTACGCCCTCGTCCCCACCACCGTCCACGCCACCGACCCGTCCTTCGACCAGAAGATGAGGTCCGGGGCGGCCACGTTCGCCGGCTCGGGCTGGAAGACCGCCATGGACAAGTACCTGGAGATGAACGAGCGCGGCTGCTTCTCCAAGGACCCCCTGGGCACCTCGTTCGAGACCTCGGTGTCGCAACTGGCCAAGGGCGACGCGGTCGCGGCGATCCAGGTCACCTCCACACTCAGCCAGGTCAAGTCCGAAGCCCCGCAGGGCGCCGAGTTCGGCCTCTTCCCCGTCCCGGCCACCGACGACGCCGCCCAGACCCGCATGCCCGGCGCCGCCGGCGGCGCCTTCGCCATGAACGCCAAGGCGAAGAACCCCGAGCTGGCCACCAGGTTCATCGACTTCCTGGCCACCCCGGAAGGCATGAACGCCTACGCCTCGGCGACCGGCAACCTGCCCAGCATCCCCAACGACCAGTTCAAGCTCGACCCCACCCTGCAGCCGCTGGTCGACTTCCAGAAGGCCGGCAAGACCGTCCCGTTCATGGACCAGTTCTGGCCCAACCCCAAGGTGCAGCAGGCCCACTTCACCGGCGTCCAGAACATGTTCGCCGGCAAGGCCGACCCGGACGCCGTCCTGCGCCAGATGGACGACGCGTACAAGGAGAAGTAAGCAGCGATCGCGTTCCGCTCCGGCGTGCGTGCCGGAGCGGAACGCTCGCCCGCTGATCCGCGGCGCTTCCCGTAGAGCGCTCCCATGGTCGTCGCCCGGAGCGCCGCGCCCGCTTGCCCGCGAACGCCTCTGAACGCCGCCGTGCCTCGCCGCCCCTCCAGACGCGACCACCGCACGGCGGAGAGCGGTCGCCCGGCCGAGGCCCCTATCGCCCGGATGAAAGGAGTCCCCATGTCATCCACCAGACGCTCCAGACGCTCCAGACGCGCTCTGACCGCGACCGGCACCGCGATGCTCGTGGTCATGTCGTTGTGCGGGAGTGCTTCCGCCGCTCAAGGCCGGGACGGCGCCGTCGAGGCCGTCCACCTCGGCGTGGACGGACGCTACGACTCCCCGCGGGGGCTGGACAACCCGCGTCCCACCCTGAGCTGGCAGATGGCCGAGACCGCTCAGGCCAGGGCACACCCCTGTCACCGGCCGGGCGCGAAGACCGCCTGCCCGGGCGACCGGCAGACCGCCTTCGAGGTCCAGGCGGCCGGGAGCGTACAGAAGCTCAGGGCCGGTGACCTGATCTGGCGGACCGGCCGGATCAGCGGCGCCCAGCAGCGCGTCGTGTTCGGCGGGGAGCTGCGCTCCCGCGACACGGTCGCCTGGCGGGTACGGGTCTGGGACGCCGACCGTCGCCCCTCCCGATGGTCGGCCCCGGCCACCTGGTCGATGGGCCTCCTCCAGCAGGGCGACTGGGGCGCCGCCCGATGGATCGACTATCCCGACCGCACCGAGAACCAGCCCATGCCCGTCTTCGCCCGCCCGTTCGACGTGCCGCGCGGAAAGAAGATCGCAGACGCCCGCCTCTACCTGTCGGGCGTCGGCCTGCACCACGCCACGGTCAACGGCAGGGAACTGACCGACGAGGTACTGGCGCCCGGCAACTCCAACTACCAGCTCTCCAGCGAGTACCGCACCTACGACGTCACCAAGGCCCTGCGGACCGGTGGCAACACCATCGGCGTGGAACTCGGCAACGGACCCGCCTACGTGCGCCGCAGCGTCACCAATCCCTCCGTGGGACGCACCTCGCCCTACTCCTGGTGGCAGAGCCAGCTCAAGGGCAACGGCACGCTGGCCGCCCAGGCCGCCGCCGGAGCCACCACGGTCAAGCTCGACGGCGTGACCGGGTACCACGTCGGCGGCACCATCAACATCGACACCGGCGACGGCGGCGACCGCCTCGAATCCCGGAGGATCACCGCCATCGGCACCGCCGGAGCCGACGGGACGGGCATCACCTTCACCCCCGCGCTCTCGAGCGCGCACGCGGCCGGCGCCAAGGTCACCGGCTCGGGCAACAACATCGCGGCCAGCGACGCCTCCGCCGGAGCGGCGGTGACGCCCCGCTTCATCGGCCGCATGGAGATCACCTACAGCGACGGCGGCACGAACGTCATCGTCACCGACCGGACCTGGCGTACCGCCCTGGGGCCCCTGGTCACCGACGCCTGGTACTCGGGCTCGGACTACGACGCCCGCCGCGAGCAGCCCGGATGGAACCTGCCCGGCGCGGACCTGACCCCGTCCGCCAGGCGGCGCGACGGCACGGCCATGGGATGGACCAGCGCGGGCATCGCCCCGCCGCCCAACCTCGCGACCAGGCTGGTCGCGCGGACCGCCGAGCCGATCGTCGTCCAGGAGAGGCTGACCCCGGTCAAGATGACCAATCCCGCCCCGGGCACCTGGGTGTTCGACTTCGGCCAGAACATCGTCGGCTGGCCCGAACTCGACCTGGGCCGGCTTCCCGCCGGCACGACGGTCAAGGTGGCCCCGGCCGAGTCCCTCAACGCCGACGGGACCGTGAACCAGGCCTCCCTCATGGGCGGCGGCGGATCCCGCGGCACCGACCTGTTCAACACCTACACCGCCCACGGCGGCCGGCAGGGCGAATCCTGGCACCCCGACTTCAACTACTTCGGCATGCAATGGGTGCAGGTCACCGGGCTGCCCGACGGCCACGAGCCGACCCGCGACCTCGTCACCGGCGTCCGCCTGCAAGCCGACACCCCCGCCGCGAGCACGTTCACCAGCTCCAACGCGCGCATCAACCGCATCCACAAGATGTCGCGCTACTCCATCGCCGGCAACATGATGTCGGTCTTCACCGACTGCCCCGGCCGCGAGAAGCTCTCGTACCCGGCCGACTACACCATGCCGATGGGCGCCATCCACCGCAACTTCGAACTCGCCGCCTACATGCGCACCACCATGCGGCACCTCGTCGAAGGCCAGTCGATCGCCGACACCCCCATGGCCGGGAACGTGGCGCTCAAGACCCCCGTGTACGACTGGGGCTACTCCGGCCGTTTCGGCGACGAGATCAACTGGGGCAACGCCATCGTCCTGGTGCCGTCCTTCCTGTACGAGCTGTACGGCGACACCCAGACGATGACCACCTACTACGACCAGATGGTCAAGTACATCGACTACATCCGGCGCGAGAAGGTCGGCACCGGCGCCGACGAGCACATCGTCAACGCCGCACTGGCCGACTGGGTCGCCGCCGACCAGACCTCGGGCCGCATCACCGGTACCTGGGGTTACCACCTCATGATCAGCAAGATGGCCCGCATGGCCGAACTGACCGGCCACGCCGCCGACGCCCGCGAGTACCGGCAGCTGGCCTCCGACATCAAGCAGGCGTTCAACAAGGCGTTCTTCAACGACTCGCTCGGCCGCTACACCGCCACCGGCAACGCCGGCTCCGAAGGAGCCACCCAGACCGCCCAGGCCCTGGCCCTGGACGCCGGCCTCGTACCCGACGACAAGCGCGAGAGCGTCCTGGACGCCCTGGTCGAACTCGTCTACGCGTTCCATCCCAACGGCGACGGCCCGCACTTCAGCGGCGGCACCATCGGCATGGCCCCCACCGTCCGCGCCCTGGCCG
This region includes:
- a CDS encoding ABC transporter substrate-binding protein, with product MSPVPRLTAALAAGVLVTGACSSGVDSSGGSDALRIAAVATDRAGTEAVIKAFKAKNPGTEFTTSYSDTDQYQGTLRTQLSSGTAPDVFFAWPGNGNPGAIEVLAPTGYLADLSGRSWATRIPPGIKPVTQVGGKTYVVPLTFVGIGGLYSKKAMDEVGAEPPTTWRELLAFCDTAKSKRKVAFALGNQTDWVTQLVDYALVPTTVHATDPSFDQKMRSGAATFAGSGWKTAMDKYLEMNERGCFSKDPLGTSFETSVSQLAKGDAVAAIQVTSTLSQVKSEAPQGAEFGLFPVPATDDAAQTRMPGAAGGAFAMNAKAKNPELATRFIDFLATPEGMNAYASATGNLPSIPNDQFKLDPTLQPLVDFQKAGKTVPFMDQFWPNPKVQQAHFTGVQNMFAGKADPDAVLRQMDDAYKEK
- a CDS encoding alpha-L-rhamnosidase, producing the protein MSSTRRSRRSRRALTATGTAMLVVMSLCGSASAAQGRDGAVEAVHLGVDGRYDSPRGLDNPRPTLSWQMAETAQARAHPCHRPGAKTACPGDRQTAFEVQAAGSVQKLRAGDLIWRTGRISGAQQRVVFGGELRSRDTVAWRVRVWDADRRPSRWSAPATWSMGLLQQGDWGAARWIDYPDRTENQPMPVFARPFDVPRGKKIADARLYLSGVGLHHATVNGRELTDEVLAPGNSNYQLSSEYRTYDVTKALRTGGNTIGVELGNGPAYVRRSVTNPSVGRTSPYSWWQSQLKGNGTLAAQAAAGATTVKLDGVTGYHVGGTINIDTGDGGDRLESRRITAIGTAGADGTGITFTPALSSAHAAGAKVTGSGNNIAASDASAGAAVTPRFIGRMEITYSDGGTNVIVTDRTWRTALGPLVTDAWYSGSDYDARREQPGWNLPGADLTPSARRRDGTAMGWTSAGIAPPPNLATRLVARTAEPIVVQERLTPVKMTNPAPGTWVFDFGQNIVGWPELDLGRLPAGTTVKVAPAESLNADGTVNQASLMGGGGSRGTDLFNTYTAHGGRQGESWHPDFNYFGMQWVQVTGLPDGHEPTRDLVTGVRLQADTPAASTFTSSNARINRIHKMSRYSIAGNMMSVFTDCPGREKLSYPADYTMPMGAIHRNFELAAYMRTTMRHLVEGQSIADTPMAGNVALKTPVYDWGYSGRFGDEINWGNAIVLVPSFLYELYGDTQTMTTYYDQMVKYIDYIRREKVGTGADEHIVNAALADWVAADQTSGRITGTWGYHLMISKMARMAELTGHAADAREYRQLASDIKQAFNKAFFNDSLGRYTATGNAGSEGATQTAQALALDAGLVPDDKRESVLDALVELVYAFHPNGDGPHFSGGTIGMAPTVRALAEGDRDDVLWDLLQEDDQPGYGFFMESTTANPGGMTTIGERWTRGDSKNHMILAQIEEWFQSHLAGIRPADGATAYDKLIIQPKPVGDLRYVKGDYNTPQGPARSAWTKSGDRFELQITVPANTVAEVRVPTEGHDKVQAPARATFLRNEGKYAIYSVPSGRFTFTATNG